The proteins below come from a single Tachysurus fulvidraco isolate hzauxx_2018 chromosome 26, HZAU_PFXX_2.0, whole genome shotgun sequence genomic window:
- the c26h9orf78 gene encoding telomere length and silencing protein 1 homolog isoform X1: protein MPAGKCLRRRKESSDEEESDEVTAEVRSKLEEAKELQNLRKRQKGVSLASLLVGEKLPLEAEIEDDPFKLKTGGIVDMKKVKDRALDTSTEDDLNLGTAFSAETNRRDEDADMMKYIETELKKKKGLLEAVEQKVKMKNAEDQLYELPENIRVNSAEKTEEMLSNQMLSGIPEVDLGIDAKIKNIISTEDAKAKLIAEQRNKKKDSGTSFVPTNIAVNYVQHNRFYHEDVNAPHRRHREEPKSRPLRVGDTEKPAPESKSPPNYRKRPNNEKATDDYHYEKFKKMNRRY, encoded by the exons ATGCCAGCCGGCAAATGTCTCAGGAGAAGGAAAGAGTCTTCTGATGAAGAGGAATCTGACGAAGTAACTGCTGAAGTTAG GTCTAAACTTGAAGAAGCAAAGGAGCTGCAGAATTTACGGAAGAGGCAGAAAGGTGTGAG TTTAGCATCATTACTTGTGGGAGAGAAGCTACCACTGGAAGCAGAGATCGAG GATGATCCATTTAAGCTGAAGACAGGCGGCATTGTGGATATGAAGAAAGTGAAAGACAGAGCCTTAGATAC CAGTACAGAGGATGATCTGAACTTGGGAACTGCTTTCTCTGCTGAAACAAACAGACGAGATGAAGATGCAGACAT GATGAAGTACATCGAAACAGagctgaaaaagaagaagggatTATTGGAGGCAGTGGAACAGAAGGTGAAAATGAAGAACGCTGAGGATCAACTGTATGAGCTGCCCGAGAACATCCGCGTCAATTCTGCTGAAAAGACAGAAGAGATGTTGTCTAATCAGATGCTTAGCGGCATCCCAGAAGTGGACTTGGGAATCGA TGCAAAGATAAAGAACATAATCAGTACAGAGGATGCCAAAGCAAAGCTGATTGCTGAGCAGAGGAACAAGAAGAAAGACAGCGGCACCTCATTTGTTCCCACTAACATCGCAGTGAACTACGTCCAGCATAATCGCT TCTACCACGAAGACGTGAACGCACCTCATAGACGGCACAGAGAAGAGCCTAAATCACGACCACTGCGTGTTGGAGATACTGAGAAACCAGCACCGGAAAGTA AATCACCACCCAACTACCGCAAGAGACCGAACAACGAGAAGGCCACGGATGACTATCATTACGAGAAATTCAAGAAGATGAACCGAAGATACTGA
- the c26h9orf78 gene encoding telomere length and silencing protein 1 homolog isoform X2, with translation MPAGKCLRRRKESSDEEESDEVTAEVRSKLEEAKELQNLRKRQKGVSLASLLVGEKLPLEAEIEDDPFKLKTGGIVDMKKVKDRALDTTEDDLNLGTAFSAETNRRDEDADMMKYIETELKKKKGLLEAVEQKVKMKNAEDQLYELPENIRVNSAEKTEEMLSNQMLSGIPEVDLGIDAKIKNIISTEDAKAKLIAEQRNKKKDSGTSFVPTNIAVNYVQHNRFYHEDVNAPHRRHREEPKSRPLRVGDTEKPAPESKSPPNYRKRPNNEKATDDYHYEKFKKMNRRY, from the exons ATGCCAGCCGGCAAATGTCTCAGGAGAAGGAAAGAGTCTTCTGATGAAGAGGAATCTGACGAAGTAACTGCTGAAGTTAG GTCTAAACTTGAAGAAGCAAAGGAGCTGCAGAATTTACGGAAGAGGCAGAAAGGTGTGAG TTTAGCATCATTACTTGTGGGAGAGAAGCTACCACTGGAAGCAGAGATCGAG GATGATCCATTTAAGCTGAAGACAGGCGGCATTGTGGATATGAAGAAAGTGAAAGACAGAGCCTTAGATAC TACAGAGGATGATCTGAACTTGGGAACTGCTTTCTCTGCTGAAACAAACAGACGAGATGAAGATGCAGACAT GATGAAGTACATCGAAACAGagctgaaaaagaagaagggatTATTGGAGGCAGTGGAACAGAAGGTGAAAATGAAGAACGCTGAGGATCAACTGTATGAGCTGCCCGAGAACATCCGCGTCAATTCTGCTGAAAAGACAGAAGAGATGTTGTCTAATCAGATGCTTAGCGGCATCCCAGAAGTGGACTTGGGAATCGA TGCAAAGATAAAGAACATAATCAGTACAGAGGATGCCAAAGCAAAGCTGATTGCTGAGCAGAGGAACAAGAAGAAAGACAGCGGCACCTCATTTGTTCCCACTAACATCGCAGTGAACTACGTCCAGCATAATCGCT TCTACCACGAAGACGTGAACGCACCTCATAGACGGCACAGAGAAGAGCCTAAATCACGACCACTGCGTGTTGGAGATACTGAGAAACCAGCACCGGAAAGTA AATCACCACCCAACTACCGCAAGAGACCGAACAACGAGAAGGCCACGGATGACTATCATTACGAGAAATTCAAGAAGATGAACCGAAGATACTGA